The Cygnus atratus isolate AKBS03 ecotype Queensland, Australia chromosome 2, CAtr_DNAZoo_HiC_assembly, whole genome shotgun sequence genome window below encodes:
- the LOC118249956 gene encoding cytochrome b5 isoform X1 has translation MGGSGEAGGEAWRGRYYRLEEVQRHNTSQSTWIILHHRIYDVTKFLDEHPGGEEVLREQAGGDATENFEDVGHSTDARKLSESFIVGELHPDDRAKLQKPTEPLITTAQSNSSSWSNWVIPAIAAIIVALMYRSYMSE, from the exons ATGGGTGGCTCGGGGGAGGCCGGCGGCGAGGCGTGGCGGGGCCGCTACTACCGGCTGGAGGAGGTGCAGCGGCACAACACCAGCCAGAGCACCTGGATCATCCTGCACCACCGCATCTACGACGTCACCAAGTTCCTCGACGAG CACCCAGGTGGTGAAGAGGTCCTCAGGGAACAAGCTGGGGGAGATGCTACTGAGAACTTTGAAGATGTTGGCCACTCCACAGATGCAAGGAAGCTGTCAGAATCATTTATTGTTGGGGAGCTACATCCG GATGATAGAGCGAAGCTTCAGAAGCCAACA gaACCTCTTATTACCACTGCGCAGTCTAATTCCAG TTCATGGTCCAACTGGGTGATCCCGGCAATAGCAGCAATTATCGTGGCCCTGATGTATCGTTCCTACATGTCAGAGTAA
- the LOC118249956 gene encoding cytochrome b5 isoform X2, producing MGGSGEAGGEAWRGRYYRLEEVQRHNTSQSTWIILHHRIYDVTKFLDEHPGGEEVLREQAGGDATENFEDVGHSTDARKLSESFIVGELHPDDRAKLQKPTFMVQLGDPGNSSNYRGPDVSFLHVRVSALPRTNARRD from the exons ATGGGTGGCTCGGGGGAGGCCGGCGGCGAGGCGTGGCGGGGCCGCTACTACCGGCTGGAGGAGGTGCAGCGGCACAACACCAGCCAGAGCACCTGGATCATCCTGCACCACCGCATCTACGACGTCACCAAGTTCCTCGACGAG CACCCAGGTGGTGAAGAGGTCCTCAGGGAACAAGCTGGGGGAGATGCTACTGAGAACTTTGAAGATGTTGGCCACTCCACAGATGCAAGGAAGCTGTCAGAATCATTTATTGTTGGGGAGCTACATCCG GATGATAGAGCGAAGCTTCAGAAGCCAACA TTCATGGTCCAACTGGGTGATCCCGGCAATAGCAGCAATTATCGTGGCCCTGATGTATCGTTCCTACATGTCAGAGTAAGTGCCTTACCAAGAACTAATGCAAGAAGAGACTGA
- the C2H18orf63 gene encoding uncharacterized protein C18orf63 homolog has translation MNDTRHQSLFFVSLPELQKLCATTITLSSQLPESETRSTQIKMCRQLLFLYQDILSAPVIGTLNQISVVMAIPFYKSGICQAYIERQGATLEEPQRVSPTILQSCLSYTLTARLAPMWNKAGHLLVQGKDFLSCTGRQNAVVLDLNVSETQLCISVEACSIRLPPPELEDFDISANTIKLFDSNQNTVIHRHSILTNWCYVLPSMKMGQIINISRVIPPESPFHSYKEFQMHWKNLYGYMLPEDLEERKIYLSVYFKPIGERFFTYPLSCIRSQPVQYFARMDSESVLNSFLSDLKCKFSHLCGFPVKMTSKALYATQELSRAPVRETKSKHMKLADEMVCVVSLTQAPPKKQTLPSVSSPRSTENSHWMERLIKEPKPHIFSSSRSMEKVSVEVKEQSMNQRQISGVSNLPVLKSLGMPVSSAFEFPPQKVNKIIPIFKGKLMQMNGKTTNQIDGKKRKNAERHSPVKNMGASSSALTVCKSSITQVYKPVQNMPGKIPTHSSFIQIMTEKAYVKQGVSVFQWKRESGGQMNTSVYSDNSAAGHTSSEVSHNKANSPSFLKNVGPVLSKSNISPSLNTYASITSSSRRGKMLASQNTTQVLEKQHQSKKIHLQICRLDDGMTNCNLSQQQANEGPGLNIHKSILNDKVCIAKNDESKASCNSKDCIAKTTCLHSRPNSEQMFTGKENLRCDETLASKLTYSMKESNMEASVKKGCARRRQKEEGSSKLKKVKRSKPPI, from the exons ATGAATGACACAAGGCATCAGTCTCTATTCTTTGTCAGTCTGCCAGAGCTACAAAAACTCTGTGCCACTACAATAACACTGAGTTCCCAGTTACCAGAAAGTGAGACAAGGAGCACACAGATAAAAATGTGCAG ACAGTTATTATTCCTGTATCAAGACATCCTTTCTGCACCAGTTATTGGAACACTGAACCAAATTTCAGTTGTAATGGCG atacCATTTTACAAATCAGGAATATGTCAAGCCTATATAGAGAGACAAGGAGCTACC CTGGAAGAACCACAAAGAGTTAGTCCAACTATTCTCCAAAGCTGCCTCTCCTACACGCTTACAGCCAGACTTGCACCCATGTGGAACAAGGCTGGTCATCTCTTGGTGCAAG gtAAAGATTTTTTGTCTTGTACAGGAAGGCAAAATGCAGTGG ttctaGACCTCAATGTATCAGAGACACAGCTTTGCATCAGTGTGGAGGCTTGCTCAATTCGGTTACCACCCCCTGAG ctgGAAGATTTTGATATTTCAGCAAACACCATAAAGCTGTTTGACAGCAATCAAAACACAGTTATTCACAGACACTCCATATTAACTAACTGGTGCTATGTTTTGCCAAG CATGAAAATGGGTCAGATCATAAACATCAGCCGTGTAATTCCTCCAGAATCTCCTTTCCATTCATATAAGGAATTTCAGATGCACTGGAAGAATCTG tatgGATATATGCTTCCAGAGGAtcttgaagagagaaaaatataccTGAGTGTTTACTTCAAGCCGATAGGGGAAAGGTTCTTTAC CTACCCTCTAAGTTGCATTCGAAGTCAACCAGTGCAGTATTTTGCTAGAATGGATTCAGAAAGTGTGTTgaactcttttctttctgatctgAAGTGTAAGTTTTCACATCTATGTGGATTTCCAGTAAAGATGACAAGCAAAGCACTTTATGCTACCCAGGAACTCTCCAGGGCTCCAGTGCgt gaaacaaaatctAAGCATATGAAATTGGCTGATGAGATGGTTTGTGTAGTATCTCTAACCCAGGCTCCTCCAAAGAAACAGACTTTACCTAGCGTTTCTTCACCACGCAGTACAGAAAATAGCCACTGGATGGAGCGTTTGATCAAAGAGCCAAAACCACATATTTTTTCGAGCAGCAGAAGTATGGAAAAGGTTAGCGTTGAAGTAAAAGAGCAATCAATGAATCAGAGGCAAATATCAGGAGTATCAAATTTACCAGTTCTGAAATCCTTAGGAATGCCTGTAAGTTCAGCCTTTGaattccccccccaaaaagtcAACAAAATTATACcaattttcaaaggaaagttAATGCAAATGAATGGAAAGACTACAAATCAAAttgatgggaagaaaagaaaaaatgctgaaagacaTTCACCAGTAAAAAATATGGGTGCTTCCTCTTCTGCGTTGACTGTTTGCAAGTCCAGCATAACTCAAGTTTACAAACCTGTTCAAAATATGCCAGGCAAAATTCCTACCCACAGCAGCTTTATTCAGATAATGACTGAGAAAGCATACGTAAAACAAGGTGTATCtgtatttcagtggaaaagagAGTCTGGTGGACAAATGAATACTTCTGTTTATTCTGATAACTCAGCTGCAGGTCACACTTCAAGTGAAGTGAGTCACAATAAGGCAaactctccttcctttctgaagaacGTTGGGCCAGTGCTTTCGAAATCTAACATCAGTCCGAGCCTGAATACATATGCATCTATTACTTCTAGttcaagaaggggaaaaatgttagCAAGCCAAAATACCACACAAGTTCTAGAGAAACAACACCagtcaaagaaaatacatttgcagaTTTGTAGATTAGATGATGGAATGACAAATTGCAATTTATCACAGCAACAAGCAAATGAAGGACCAGGGTTAAATATTCACAAATCCATCTTAAATGATAAAGTGTGCATCGCCAAAAATGATGAAAGTAAAGCATCTTGCAATTCTAAGGATTGTATTGCTAAAACAACCTGTCTTCATTCCAGACCTAACTCTGAACAG ATGtttacaggaaaagagaatCTGAGATGTGATGAAACACTGGCTTCAAAACTGACTTACTCAATGAAGGAGAGCAACATGGAAGCATCAGTAAAGAAAGGTTGTGCCAGAAGGagacag AAAGAAGAAGGTTCCTCAAAACTAAAGAAAGTCAAAAGAAGTAAACCTCCTATTTAG